One Candidatus Bathyarchaeia archaeon genomic window, GAACGACTATTCGAGGGCCTACGAGTAATTAGAGTCAACATTTCCCTGACCAAAGAACAAGTTATGAACGCAATTGTCGAAACTCTGCGACGAAACAACCTGACTGACGCCTACATTCGCCTCGTGGTTACTCGGGGCCGCGGAAACCTTGGACTGGACCCGAGGAGCTCCCCGAAGCCCACCATCATCATCATTACTGAGCCAGTGCTGCCCGCCCACGGAAAAGAGGCCCGAGAGAGAGGTGTCACCGCCGTCATCTCCAGCCTGAGACGCGACATGGTCGACGGGACAAGTCACGAAGTCAAGTCCCTTAACTACATACAGAGCGTCCTCTCTAAGTTCCAGGCAATAGATGCAGGTGCTGAGGAGGTGGTGATGCTCGATCATAGAGGAATGGTTTCCGAGTTCCACGGCTCCAACCTCTTCATCATAAAACAAGGAATAATCCATACACCTACCTCAGCAGCCGGAATTCTTCATGGAGTCACTAGAGCACGAGTCATGAAACTCGCCGAGGAGCTAGGATACGAGGTGCGAGAGAGAGATGTTACCCCCTATGAACTCATGACCGCTGACGAAGTCTTCCTGACCGGAACAATGGCTGAAGTCGTTCCAGTAGTCAAGATTCAAGGAGTGCCGATAGCTGAGGGCAAACCGGGACCAGTAACCAAGGAGATAATCAGAGGGTTCCAGAGGATAATCCAAGACCCGAAAGAAGGCGTCCCAATTAGAGAGACAATTTCTATTCCCGCCAAAGCCAGAAACTAATAAGCCTTCAATCCGATCACTTCAAGTGAGTACTCGGCGTGTGCCTGCATTAATAGCAGGCTCGAAGCAAGCCCATAACTGCAGTCTTTGGAACTTCTGGAAGCCGACTCCTTAGCGAAATCCTTCACGGTTAGAGAAGGCCCGGTCTTCCGGAAAAACCCGAAAACGGTAACAGCACTAAGAGATGTTAGCTTCAGAGTCAAGAGAGGCGAGGTCTTCGGCCTACTAGGGCCCAACGGCGCCGGAAAGACAACCACCATCAAGATCCTCTGCACCCTCATCTCGCCTACCGCAGGGGACGCGTTCGTCAACGGACACAGCGTCACGCGGGCACCACAGAAAGCCCGACAAGACCTTGGAGTAATGCTCACGGGGGACAGGACACTTTACTGGAAACTGACGGGAAGAGAGAATTTGGAATATTTCTCTGCCCTTTACCATATGGAGAAAGAGTTCGCGAAGAAACGAATAGAGCAAGTTCTCAAACTGGTCGGTCTCGAGGACCGACAGAACACTCTTGTTGAGAACTATTCCACGGGGATGAGGATCCGGCTTTCCTTCGGCAAGTCGATTTTACACGAGGCTCCAGTGATTCTTCTTGACGAGCCGACCATGAGCCTCGATCCACAGTCGGCCCGTCTCATCCGAGAGATCATACAAGACCTTCGAAAGAAAGGCCATGCGATTGTGTTAACAACTCACTACATGGAGGAAGCGGACCAGCTGAGCGATCGCGTGGCGATTATTGACCAGGGAAGAATAATTGCGCTCGCTCCACCTGCGGAGCTCAAAGAGTCAGTTATGAAAAGCGAAACGGTAGACATCGAAGCTAGAAACATTGACCCGCGAGTCGTTGAGCAGTTGCGGGGATTAGATGGCATTACCGAAGTCGCCTCGTTCGTTGAAGATGCTTCATCGATGAAAGGCGTGATCAAGATACACGCCAAAGATG contains:
- the ilvE gene encoding branched-chain-amino-acid transaminase; the encoded protein is MAGKEPFVYIDGEYHPKGEAKISVYDHGLLYGDGVFEGIRAYNGSVFRLREHTERLFEGLRVIRVNISLTKEQVMNAIVETLRRNNLTDAYIRLVVTRGRGNLGLDPRSSPKPTIIIITEPVLPAHGKEARERGVTAVISSLRRDMVDGTSHEVKSLNYIQSVLSKFQAIDAGAEEVVMLDHRGMVSEFHGSNLFIIKQGIIHTPTSAAGILHGVTRARVMKLAEELGYEVRERDVTPYELMTADEVFLTGTMAEVVPVVKIQGVPIAEGKPGPVTKEIIRGFQRIIQDPKEGVPIRETISIPAKARN
- a CDS encoding ATP-binding cassette domain-containing protein, with translation MELLEADSLAKSFTVREGPVFRKNPKTVTALRDVSFRVKRGEVFGLLGPNGAGKTTTIKILCTLISPTAGDAFVNGHSVTRAPQKARQDLGVMLTGDRTLYWKLTGRENLEYFSALYHMEKEFAKKRIEQVLKLVGLEDRQNTLVENYSTGMRIRLSFGKSILHEAPVILLDEPTMSLDPQSARLIREIIQDLRKKGHAIVLTTHYMEEADQLSDRVAIIDQGRIIALAPPAELKESVMKSETVDIEARNIDPRVVEQLRGLDGITEVASFVEDASSMKGVIKIHAKDAKDAIPEMLDVLVKGGVEVSNLKVAEPTLEDVFISLTGRALRD